A window from Drosophila yakuba strain Tai18E2 chromosome 3L, Prin_Dyak_Tai18E2_2.1, whole genome shotgun sequence encodes these proteins:
- the LOC6534831 gene encoding probable serine/threonine-protein kinase yakA isoform X3: MDPNSSPWSYAYNRIVPASAGSSGGTAEDFQHPHLATITAASIASFNAAAASGGSFVPPSPIGSYNPVFQQIYHHAAAASVQPKPAHYASSAVSTPHRQLQLPSSLDKQLSSFQNQAAVSAAAAAVVNNVASNYYGENSSSSGASPSPTTVALTSTSLTWNTPNMISNTFLAMQQQQAQQQQQQAQQQQQQAQQQQQQAQQQQLNLVAEKVEEVKPPPKPAKTPRKRQPKKTLIPSSSDYGNVRSPQEPQHHQLQQQQQQQQQHNQQQQQQNTYYDFNSKWNTPLKTENNAASVSPAATINIPTYPQQSQQQQHQQQQAQQQQQQHLPQPAHLQSSQAQSHLTQLAQYYPAFPQPIASQYTACMQQQQQQQQQQQQQQQQQQQAAYTQQQHQQAYTQQQQQQAQQQRQEKSEATQQQEEEANAAAAAAAAAAASNKVIVPNIEEELDFLADATATPKQGYANSLSSNGRGTNSSTNNTNFGIRNPNKTPSPEPTNCPPNSHASNNGHGHSAVTPATPSSTGVSASTAYSPVAPKPVSVGTLIGEKKTQFMDSYLKFLQGERDDDPPPVVKPSRKLNYPRAPYKRKGKGSGSGDEPTTSQATQSAGDAVQAVDGLAGLVGDDGHRIKILSQTQILPKKRPHAQMVAAAAAAESAPSSSVIQQPGDQTSFRPYAQQQQQAQQQQQQSMSGQHFVQQHCAQLTAGTGQDPLSVPPRREQCSRKAKQSSMHAMLMNSSSVAGDGGVVGEPDEFTDSDTDPVWTPQEEDSDDGKGYGKRKLARRSKGTPRKNTYDHSSDLQQPQQQQQQHHQQLQQMQVNQQHHQQQQQQQVQQMAGGESSYNSQQNMSGVADVGYASASSGAAANSENFKTGDFIVLRSDLVNDWPTIWQVDSKCILQKYEPFRQNGKTFYRNMSKYASWNLETKKLYLKAPVRIQLHSHTETIVEFMRSELLADDTEQFIEKIMEDYLSYRDNFEIYIQTMISQALDPSFFSEITREKDDYFLGSVRVVDNIMENCKRKLLAITPWTRSTISSIETWPKCHVFSEWEQNNLTQKNCAGCHQPGIAVRFLLFGEPYNPNTMQTIPVDPRIAYEKDIVLCRICAARADLFHKIAHEKFNLFINCSQRVTEQQQQFPGKTSTEILNDLLAEHNWIDELFRNMRNCWAEVESLERQKRFREVMQ; encoded by the exons ATGGATCCGAACTCCAGTCCCTGGTCATACGCCTACAACCGCATTGTGCCCGCCAGTGCCGGAAGCTCCGGCGGAACAGCAGAGGACTTCCAGCATCCACACCTGGCCACCATTACGGCCGCCAGCATCGCCAGCTTCAATGCGGCGGCCGCCAGTGGTGGCAGCTTTGTGCCTCCATCACCAATTGGCAGCTACAACCCAGTATTCCAGCAGATCTACCATCATGCGGCGGCGGCCAGTGTCCAGCCGAAGCCCGCCCACTATGCCTCGTCGGCGGTGAGCACGCCGCAccgccagctgcagctgccaaGTTCGCTGGACAAGCAGCTCAGTTCGTTCCAGAACCAGGCGGCCGTGTCGGCGGCAGCGGCTGCTGTGGTCAACAATGTGGCCTCGAACTACTACGGGGAGAACTCCTCGTCGAGTGGAGCCTCACCATCGCCCACAACGGTGGCTCTGACCTCAACGTCGTTGACCTGGAACACGCCGAACATGATATCGAACACCTTTCTGGctatgcaacagcagcaggcgcagcagcaacagcaacaggcgcagcagcagcagcaacaggcccaacagcaacagcagcaggcgcaacagcaacagctcaATCTGGTGGCTGAAAAAGTG GAGGAGGTGAAGCCGCCGCCAAAACCAGCGAAGACTCCACGCAAGCGCCAACCGAAGAAAACGCTCATCCCCAGTAGCAGCGACTACGGCAATGTGCGCAGTCCCCAGGAACCGCAGCATCatcagttgcagcagcaacagcaacaacagcagcagcacaatcagcaacagcagcaacagaacaCGTACTACGACTTCAATAGCAAGTGGAATACTCCGCTAAAGACGGAAAACAATGCGGCGTCCGTTTCGCCAGCGGCCACAATCAACATACCCACATATCCTCAGCAgagccaacagcagcaacaccagcagcagcaagcgcagcaacaacagcagcaacacttgCCACAGCCTGCACACCTGCAGTCCTCGCAGGCCCAGTCACACTTGACCCAGTTGGCGCAATACTATCCAGCCTTCCCCCAGCCCATTGCCTCCCAGTACACTGCCTGcatgcagcaacagcaacagcagcagcagcaacaacaacaacagcagcagcagcaacagcaggcggCCTAtacacagcaacaacaccagcaaGCCTAtacacaacaacagcagcagcaggcgcagcagcaacgcCAGGAGAAGAGCGAGGCCACTCAACAGCAAGAGGAGGAGGCGAAcgcagctgcagcggcggcggcagcagcagcggccaGCAACAAGGTCATCGTGCCTAACATCGAAGAGGAACTGGACTTTTTGGCTGATGCCACAGCCACACCGAAGCAGGGCTATGCCAACTCCCTGTCCAGCAACGGTCGCGGCACCAACTCCTCCACGAATAACACAAACTTCGGCATACGTAATCCGAACAAAACTCCTTCCCCGGAGCCAACGAACTGCCCACCCAACTCGCATGCCTCCAACAATGGGCATGGTCATTCAGCGGTGACGCCAGCGACGCCTTCAAGCACCGGAGTCAGTGCATCCACGGCGTACAGCCCGGTTGCTCCGAAGCCTGTAAGCGTGGGCACGCTTATTGGGGAGAAGAAGACTCAGTTTATGGACAGCTATCTGAAGTTTCTGCAGGGCGAGCGGGACGACGATCCGCCGCCTGTCGTGAAACCATCGCGGAAGTTAAATTACCCACGAGCTCCGTACAAGCGGAAAGGCAAAGGTTCTGGAAGCGGTGATGAGCCCACAACCTCACAGGCCACACAGTCAGCGGGGGATGCCGTCCAGGCAGTAGATGGACTAGCAGGACTCGTCGGCGATGATGGGCATCGCATCAAAATACTCTCGCAGACGCAAATACTCCCCAAGAAGCGTCCGCACGCCCAAATGGTGGCTGCTGCAGCCGCGGCGGAGTCGGCACCTTCGTCGTCGGTGATCCAGCAGCCCGGGGATCAAACCTCCTTCCGGCCATacgcccagcagcaacagcaggcgcaacagcagcagcagcaatcgaTGAGCGGACAGCATTTTGTGCAGCAGCATTGCGCCCAACTGACAGCTGGAACGGGTCAAG ACCCCTTGAGTGTGCCGCCGCGACGGGAGCAATGCTCCCGCAAGGCCAAGCAGAGCAGCATGCATGCCATGCTCATGAATTCCAGTTCTGTCGCCGGCGATGGTGGAGTAGTTGGCGAGCCGGATGAGTTCACCGACTCGGACACGGATCCTGTATGGACTCCGCAGGAGGAAGAC AGCGATGATGGAAAGGGCTACGGGAAACGAAAGTTGGCTCGCCGGTCGAAGGGCACTCCTCGCAAGAACACCTATGACCATTCCTCAGACCtgcaacaaccacaacaacagcagcagcaacatcaccagcaactgcagcagatGCAGGtcaaccagcagcaccaccagcagcagcagcagcaacaggtgcAACAAATGGCGGGTGGCGAATCAAGCTATAACTCACAACAGAATATGTCCGGAGTGGCTGATGTGGGATATGCCAGCGCATCATCGGGCGCAGCTGCTAACTCGGAGAACTTTAAA ACGGGCGACTTTATAGTTTTGCGATCGGATCTCGTGAACGATTGGCCCACCATTTGGCAGGTGGActcaaagtgcattttgcaAAAGTACGAGCCTTTCCGCCAAAACGGAAAGACCTTCTATCGTAACATGTCAAAG TACGCCTCTTGGAATCTCGAAACAAAGAAACTCTACCTCAAAGCACCGGTGCGCATTCAACTGCATTCACACACCGAGACAATTGTCGAGTTCATGCGATCAGAGCTGCTGGCCGACGATACCGAGCAGTTTATTGAGAAGATCATGGAAGACTATCTGTCCTATAGGGATAATTTTGAGATATATATTCAGACTATGATCTCTCAGGCCCTGGATCCAAGCTTCTTCTCAGAAATAACCCGGGAAAAGG ACGACTACTTTTTGGGCAGTGTTCGTGTGGTAGACAATATCATGGAAAATTGCAAGCGAAAGCTGCTGGCCATCACTCCTTGGACAAGGAGTACAATCTCCTCCATTGAGACTTGGCCCAAGTGCCATGTGTTCTCCGAATGGGAGCAAAACAATCTTACCCAGAAGAATTGCGCCGGTTGCCACCAGCCAGGCATCGCTGTGCGTTTCCTTCTCTTCGGAGAGCCGTATAATCCAAACACCATGCAGACTATTCCCGTTGATCCGCGTATCGCGTATGAAAAG GACATTGTCTTATGCCGCATCTGTGCCGCTCGTGCAGATCTCTTTCACAAGATTGCACACGAAAAGTTTAATCTGTTCATCAACTGTTCGCAGCGAGTAaccgagcagcagcaacagttccCAGGAAAGACATCAACAGAGATATTGAATGATCTGCTGGCCGAACACAACTGGATCGACGAA ctGTTCCGCAACATGCGCAACTGCTGGGCTGAGGTGGAGAGTCTGGAGAGGCAGAAGCGCTTCCGGGAGGTCATGCAGTAA
- the LOC6534831 gene encoding probable serine/threonine-protein kinase yakA isoform X4 translates to MDPNSSPWSYAYNRIVPASAGSSGGTAEDFQHPHLATITAASIASFNAAAASGGSFVPPSPIGSYNPVFQQIYHHAAAASVQPKPAHYASSAVSTPHRQLQLPSSLDKQLSSFQNQAAVSAAAAAVVNNVASNYYGENSSSSGASPSPTTVALTSTSLTWNTPNMISNTFLAMQQQQAQQQQQQAQQQQQQAQQQQQQAQQQQLNLVAEKVQIKQEKQLKAYNDPIYLIQLQQQQQQQAAAQQQQQQLQQQLQQEIAEADTEPDTYYTIDGRKVKVTRKDGQPYRATIVDQQDASPVPLAVPVPAGSYPAQYASPALSSADGSPITNLHAVDVVSTPQAQVIVYKTASPVQRRQEAGAGSSATATPTTVAYSSVIQSTLQQQQQQQNLCWTKLEDDGAGQEDIKNVLQLQVKQEQRQLEYASEASSVDAGGGGENLVFNLPPGLEIKQTFYPAGVVDGEQLQLQEHNQNQSQSSGRRQHVVANMIMSPSAGNLASQIQVVPKEEVKPPPKPAKTPRKRQPKKTLIPSSSDYGNVRSPQEPQHHQLQQQQQQQQQHNQQQQQQNTYYDFNSKWNTPLKTENNAASVSPAATINIPTYPQQSQQQQHQQQQAQQQQQQHLPQPAHLQSSQAQSHLTQLAQYYPAFPQPIASQYTACMQQQQQQQQQQQQQQQQQQQAAYTQQQHQQAYTQQQQQQAQQQRQEKSEATQQQEEEANAAAAAAAAAAASNKVIVPNIEEELDFLADATATPKQGYANSLSSNGRGTNSSTNNTNFGIRNPNKTPSPEPTNCPPNSHASNNGHGHSAVTPATPSSTGVSASTAYSPVAPKPVSVGTLIGEKKTQFMDSYLKFLQGERDDDPPPVVKPSRKLNYPRAPYKRKGKGSGSGDEPTTSQATQSAGDAVQAVDGLAGLVGDDGHRIKILSQTQILPKKRPHAQMVAAAAAAESAPSSSVIQQPGDQTSFRPYAQQQQQAQQQQQQSMSGQHFVQQHCAQLTAGTGQASANATANSNSTTPTPAPAPNPHHFINLLWPWQH, encoded by the exons ATGGATCCGAACTCCAGTCCCTGGTCATACGCCTACAACCGCATTGTGCCCGCCAGTGCCGGAAGCTCCGGCGGAACAGCAGAGGACTTCCAGCATCCACACCTGGCCACCATTACGGCCGCCAGCATCGCCAGCTTCAATGCGGCGGCCGCCAGTGGTGGCAGCTTTGTGCCTCCATCACCAATTGGCAGCTACAACCCAGTATTCCAGCAGATCTACCATCATGCGGCGGCGGCCAGTGTCCAGCCGAAGCCCGCCCACTATGCCTCGTCGGCGGTGAGCACGCCGCAccgccagctgcagctgccaaGTTCGCTGGACAAGCAGCTCAGTTCGTTCCAGAACCAGGCGGCCGTGTCGGCGGCAGCGGCTGCTGTGGTCAACAATGTGGCCTCGAACTACTACGGGGAGAACTCCTCGTCGAGTGGAGCCTCACCATCGCCCACAACGGTGGCTCTGACCTCAACGTCGTTGACCTGGAACACGCCGAACATGATATCGAACACCTTTCTGGctatgcaacagcagcaggcgcagcagcaacagcaacaggcgcagcagcagcagcaacaggcccaacagcaacagcagcaggcgcaacagcaacagctcaATCTGGTGGCTGAAAAAGTG CAGATTAAGCaggaaaagcaattaaaagccTACAACGACCCGATTTACCTGAtccaactgcaacagcagcaacaacaacaggcagcggcgcagcagcaacagcagcagctccagcagcaactgcaacaggaGATCGCCGAGGCAGACACAGAACCGGACACCTATTACACCATTGATGGCCGGAAGGTCAAGGTGACGCGGAAGGATGGTCAGCCGTATCGGGCAACGATAGTAGACCAACAGGATGCCAGTCCGGTGCCGCTGGCAGTGCCAGTTCCGGCGGGATCCTATCCGGCGCAATATGCCAGTCCGGCGCTAAGCTCCGCAGATGGATCGCCCATCACGAATTTACATGCGGTGGACGTGGTCAGCACACCGCAGGCCCAGGTGATCGTCTACAAGACGGCGTCCCCTGTGCAGAGGCGGCAAGAAGCAGGCGCTGGATCGTCTGCTACTGCTACACCCACCACGGTGGCCTACTCATCTGTGATACAAAGCAccctgcagcaacagcaacagcagcagaaccTTTGCTGGACGAAGCTGGAGGACGATGGAGCGGGGCAGGAGGACATTAAGAAcgtgctgcagctgcaagtAAAACAGGAACAGCGACAGCTTGAATATGCCAGTGAGGCATCCTCAGTGGAcgctggcggtggtggcgaAAATCTAGTGTTCAACTTGCCGCCCGGGCTGGAGATCAAGCAAACCTTCTATCCCGCGGGCGTGGTCGATGgggagcaactgcagctgcaggagcaCAATCAGAACCAATCCCAGTCCTCCGGTCGGCGCCAACACGTGGTAGCCAACATGATCATGTCGCCGTCGGCGGGCAACTTAGCGTCACAGATTCAAGTAGTGCCAAAG GAGGAGGTGAAGCCGCCGCCAAAACCAGCGAAGACTCCACGCAAGCGCCAACCGAAGAAAACGCTCATCCCCAGTAGCAGCGACTACGGCAATGTGCGCAGTCCCCAGGAACCGCAGCATCatcagttgcagcagcaacagcaacaacagcagcagcacaatcagcaacagcagcaacagaacaCGTACTACGACTTCAATAGCAAGTGGAATACTCCGCTAAAGACGGAAAACAATGCGGCGTCCGTTTCGCCAGCGGCCACAATCAACATACCCACATATCCTCAGCAgagccaacagcagcaacaccagcagcagcaagcgcagcaacaacagcagcaacacttgCCACAGCCTGCACACCTGCAGTCCTCGCAGGCCCAGTCACACTTGACCCAGTTGGCGCAATACTATCCAGCCTTCCCCCAGCCCATTGCCTCCCAGTACACTGCCTGcatgcagcaacagcaacagcagcagcagcaacaacaacaacagcagcagcagcaacagcaggcggCCTAtacacagcaacaacaccagcaaGCCTAtacacaacaacagcagcagcaggcgcagcagcaacgcCAGGAGAAGAGCGAGGCCACTCAACAGCAAGAGGAGGAGGCGAAcgcagctgcagcggcggcggcagcagcagcggccaGCAACAAGGTCATCGTGCCTAACATCGAAGAGGAACTGGACTTTTTGGCTGATGCCACAGCCACACCGAAGCAGGGCTATGCCAACTCCCTGTCCAGCAACGGTCGCGGCACCAACTCCTCCACGAATAACACAAACTTCGGCATACGTAATCCGAACAAAACTCCTTCCCCGGAGCCAACGAACTGCCCACCCAACTCGCATGCCTCCAACAATGGGCATGGTCATTCAGCGGTGACGCCAGCGACGCCTTCAAGCACCGGAGTCAGTGCATCCACGGCGTACAGCCCGGTTGCTCCGAAGCCTGTAAGCGTGGGCACGCTTATTGGGGAGAAGAAGACTCAGTTTATGGACAGCTATCTGAAGTTTCTGCAGGGCGAGCGGGACGACGATCCGCCGCCTGTCGTGAAACCATCGCGGAAGTTAAATTACCCACGAGCTCCGTACAAGCGGAAAGGCAAAGGTTCTGGAAGCGGTGATGAGCCCACAACCTCACAGGCCACACAGTCAGCGGGGGATGCCGTCCAGGCAGTAGATGGACTAGCAGGACTCGTCGGCGATGATGGGCATCGCATCAAAATACTCTCGCAGACGCAAATACTCCCCAAGAAGCGTCCGCACGCCCAAATGGTGGCTGCTGCAGCCGCGGCGGAGTCGGCACCTTCGTCGTCGGTGATCCAGCAGCCCGGGGATCAAACCTCCTTCCGGCCATacgcccagcagcaacagcaggcgcaacagcagcagcagcaatcgaTGAGCGGACAGCATTTTGTGCAGCAGCATTGCGCCCAACTGACAGCTGGAACGGGTCAAG CCAGCGCGAATGCAACAGCGAATTCGAATTCAACAACGCCGACGCCAGCACCAGCGCCGAATCCTCATCATTTTATAAACCTGCTGTGGCCTTGGCAGCACTAG